The Thermoplasma acidophilum DSM 1728 genome includes a window with the following:
- a CDS encoding thiamine pyrophosphate-dependent enzyme — MMPKAKFMIGNEAIAAAAVHAGVSVAAGYPGTPSTEIIENVRKFGPDVYVEWSVNEKIAFETAYGAAMSGGTGLVAVKHVGLNVASDPMFSSSYTGITGSLVIVSADDSSMWSSQNEQDNRFYGLHALIPVLEPYDVQSAYDLTLKAFEVSRLFHHPVILRTTTRIGHVRSNVIYEDHHEPLRGKVIKDPNTYVLAPENARSDRKKQLERWREISDYLSSLCSYEPDGGDSIIITGGISYSYLKEALEDAGIHTNVLRLDATVPIPESAILNHINGIRRVLVVEENDPVMEMQVADILLRNGKAVEFHGKDLIPIEGEMTFEKLKAGLFAFFGMKYSGSYFQDEPLTPRPPALCPGCPHRSSFFDIKKGLSRVSMQNSFFSGDIGCYTLGALPPFREQDSATNMGSSLGISNGVFRSTDQVPVAVIGDSTFFHSGIEGVANAVYNNTAEIIVVLDNRSTAMTGQQPSPSTAIDIGNVCRAMGIEYVETFDPFDVDAGEKAVQQAAEYVKKTLKPAVIIAKRACALEVLEKVDSETPKAYVDSNRCTGCTICYDFFTCPSILPLSNKKATIDDSCIGCGACVEVCPFNAISVKGEKPAGWEEAWNA; from the coding sequence ATGATGCCGAAAGCAAAATTCATGATCGGCAACGAAGCAATCGCTGCTGCCGCTGTTCATGCGGGCGTGAGCGTTGCAGCAGGCTATCCAGGCACACCGTCCACCGAAATAATAGAGAACGTCAGAAAGTTTGGACCTGATGTGTATGTGGAATGGAGCGTCAACGAAAAGATAGCGTTCGAGACCGCCTATGGTGCGGCCATGAGCGGCGGAACCGGGCTTGTAGCAGTAAAACATGTAGGTCTGAACGTGGCTTCTGATCCGATGTTCAGCTCCTCCTACACCGGGATCACAGGTTCTCTTGTAATTGTCTCTGCTGATGACTCGTCGATGTGGTCGTCGCAGAATGAACAGGACAACAGGTTTTATGGATTGCATGCACTAATACCTGTTCTTGAGCCATACGATGTCCAGAGCGCATACGATCTCACTCTGAAGGCATTCGAGGTAAGCCGGCTATTCCATCACCCCGTGATCCTGAGGACCACCACGAGGATAGGCCATGTCAGATCAAACGTGATATATGAAGACCATCATGAGCCGTTGAGAGGAAAGGTTATAAAAGATCCGAATACATACGTTTTAGCTCCTGAGAACGCAAGAAGCGACCGCAAGAAACAGCTGGAGAGATGGCGTGAAATATCTGATTACCTATCTTCACTGTGTTCCTATGAACCTGATGGTGGAGATTCCATCATAATAACAGGTGGTATTTCATATTCCTATCTTAAAGAGGCGCTTGAGGACGCAGGCATTCACACGAATGTACTGCGCCTGGATGCTACAGTTCCTATACCTGAAAGTGCAATACTCAATCACATCAATGGCATACGGAGAGTGCTGGTGGTAGAGGAAAATGATCCAGTGATGGAGATGCAAGTTGCTGACATACTTCTGCGGAATGGAAAGGCAGTTGAATTCCACGGGAAAGATCTGATCCCAATAGAGGGTGAGATGACGTTCGAAAAATTGAAGGCTGGGCTCTTCGCCTTCTTCGGCATGAAATATAGTGGTTCATACTTCCAGGATGAACCACTAACACCGAGACCGCCTGCACTGTGCCCTGGGTGCCCGCACAGATCCTCGTTCTTCGATATAAAAAAGGGCCTAAGCAGGGTTTCAATGCAGAATTCCTTCTTCTCCGGAGATATTGGATGCTATACTCTGGGCGCACTGCCCCCGTTCAGGGAGCAGGATTCCGCCACAAACATGGGATCAAGCCTCGGTATAAGCAATGGAGTATTCCGATCAACGGATCAGGTTCCGGTTGCGGTAATAGGGGATTCAACGTTCTTCCACAGCGGCATAGAAGGTGTTGCCAATGCAGTCTACAATAATACTGCGGAGATCATCGTTGTTCTTGACAACAGATCCACTGCAATGACCGGGCAGCAGCCGAGCCCGTCAACGGCAATCGATATAGGGAATGTTTGCAGGGCAATGGGCATTGAATATGTGGAGACGTTCGATCCGTTCGACGTTGATGCCGGTGAGAAGGCTGTACAACAAGCTGCAGAATACGTGAAGAAAACCCTTAAACCGGCCGTGATAATAGCGAAGAGGGCTTGTGCTCTAGAGGTACTCGAAAAGGTTGATTCCGAAACACCGAAGGCTTACGTCGATTCCAACAGATGCACGGGCTGTACAATATGCTATGATTTCTTCACATGCCCATCTATCCTTCCGCTATCAAACAAAAAGGCTACGATCGATGACAGCTGCATTGGCTGCGGCGCATGCGTAGAGGTGTGCCCCTTCAACGCAATATCAGTAAAGGGAGAAAAACCAGCGGGGTGGGAGGAGGCATGGAACGCATAA
- a CDS encoding indolepyruvate oxidoreductase subunit beta, with protein MERINILLAGVGGQGIITMGKMIGNAAVNSGIKVFVAETHGLSQRGGSVQVHIRIGNVMAPLIEKGKADYIVGLEASEALRNLSYAGKGTVFILNKQTIKPVVPKVNTPDLEIVLQRLHGFRYYLVDGERIARDAGNPKGSNAVLIGFMVGMGFFGEMQKKAFEMAMITDPNVRCFNAGYAEAMTAKKTDAPEKIVTG; from the coding sequence ATGGAACGCATAAACATTCTCCTAGCTGGAGTGGGCGGCCAGGGAATAATAACTATGGGCAAGATGATAGGCAACGCAGCGGTTAATTCAGGGATAAAAGTATTCGTTGCGGAAACTCACGGCCTGTCCCAGAGAGGTGGATCGGTACAGGTGCACATAAGGATAGGCAACGTAATGGCCCCGCTCATCGAGAAGGGGAAGGCTGATTACATCGTAGGGCTGGAGGCTAGCGAGGCTCTTAGAAATCTATCATATGCAGGGAAGGGCACGGTATTCATACTCAACAAGCAAACGATAAAACCTGTGGTACCAAAGGTAAACACACCCGATCTGGAAATAGTTTTACAGAGGCTTCATGGATTTCGATATTACCTTGTGGACGGCGAGAGGATAGCAAGGGATGCGGGAAATCCAAAAGGATCCAATGCTGTCCTCATAGGATTCATGGTGGGTATGGGATTTTTCGGGGAGATGCAGAAAAAAGCATTCGAGATGGCCATGATAACCGATCCGAATGTAAGGTGCTTCAATGCCGGTTATGCGGAAGCCATGACAGCGAAGAAAACAGATGCCCCAGAGAAAATCGTTACAGGATGA
- the ribA gene encoding GTP cyclohydrolase II has product MIELYSNARLPTEFGLFRIYTFVNDENKDHAVIVRGDPRGKEDVPVRIHSECLTGDVLGSLRCDCRDQLIQSLRYLGRQDYGMLIYLRQEGRGIGLLNKIKAYSLQDSGADTVEANLKLGLPVDSRDYSFASEVIKFFEIKSIYIMTNNPEKMKALIESGINVKGRIPIFSDPTPYDKFYLETKKIKLGHEIENI; this is encoded by the coding sequence ATGATCGAACTTTACTCAAACGCAAGGTTGCCAACTGAATTTGGGCTTTTCAGGATATATACATTTGTAAATGATGAAAACAAGGACCATGCCGTTATCGTACGGGGAGATCCGAGGGGAAAGGAGGATGTACCTGTAAGAATACATTCCGAATGCCTCACCGGTGACGTTCTCGGATCGCTGAGATGCGACTGCAGGGATCAGCTGATACAGTCCCTGAGATACCTCGGCAGGCAGGATTACGGTATGCTGATTTATCTGAGGCAGGAGGGCAGAGGCATCGGACTCCTCAACAAGATCAAGGCATACAGCCTCCAGGACAGCGGTGCTGACACTGTCGAAGCGAATCTGAAACTCGGCCTGCCGGTAGACAGCAGGGATTATTCATTTGCTTCAGAGGTGATAAAGTTCTTCGAAATAAAGTCCATATACATAATGACAAACAACCCGGAAAAGATGAAGGCGCTTATCGAAAGCGGCATTAACGTCAAGGGTAGAATACCGATTTTCAGCGATCCAACGCCATACGACAAATTCTATCTTGAAACCAAGAAGATAAAGCTTGGGCACGAGATAGAGAACATATGA
- a CDS encoding SAM-dependent methyltransferase has protein sequence MKYMPELKMEDILARCLSDRAYRKRVNDRIDELVKLIDAGHLVEDSPIGELARSRVRIRKKYSMWNRLFMDRYSAQYSTPEIIGSYRSARIDDDVLDIGSGAGMQCIMFGLRSGCIGIEKDRIRYLSSLLNAEAYGSGASFKNEDFYLTGIASARAVFSDPLRMNTRNVRDIVPSPYHIMEKIQAEAYIFDLPPHADLDTIEFSGEKEYISVGGELSRFTVYTGRYAESDFSAHIIPAGVHLKGSRYTGGFAEPHIYDYIYVVDPAVSKAGLLEDFSDMSMISRDERRTVLSCASLRKNFPGMVFSVHGTYDWPGLQAEMARMRPKKVYLRYGVSSEEYYTITEKLEHDDGEGDAYIFRFSEKYIIANKIFDINYNKNSNL, from the coding sequence ATGAAATACATGCCTGAGCTGAAGATGGAGGACATACTGGCAAGGTGCCTCAGTGACCGGGCTTACAGGAAAAGGGTAAATGATAGGATAGATGAACTTGTCAAACTGATAGATGCCGGGCACCTCGTTGAAGATTCGCCAATAGGTGAACTGGCAAGGTCGAGGGTGCGAATAAGAAAAAAGTACAGTATGTGGAACAGGCTCTTCATGGATCGGTATTCGGCGCAGTATTCAACCCCTGAGATCATAGGCAGCTACAGATCCGCCAGGATTGATGATGATGTTCTGGACATAGGATCCGGCGCAGGCATGCAGTGCATAATGTTCGGCCTGCGATCAGGGTGCATCGGCATAGAAAAGGATCGGATAAGGTATCTCTCATCCCTGCTCAACGCGGAAGCATACGGTTCAGGTGCGAGTTTCAAGAACGAGGATTTCTATTTAACCGGTATAGCATCTGCGCGTGCCGTTTTTTCCGATCCGCTGCGAATGAACACGCGGAACGTGCGTGATATAGTGCCATCCCCATACCATATAATGGAGAAAATTCAGGCTGAGGCATACATCTTCGATCTACCGCCTCATGCCGACCTCGATACCATCGAATTCAGCGGCGAAAAGGAATATATATCTGTTGGAGGCGAACTATCAAGGTTCACCGTGTATACTGGCAGATATGCAGAATCAGATTTTTCTGCCCATATAATACCTGCCGGTGTGCACCTGAAGGGATCTAGATATACGGGCGGTTTTGCAGAACCGCACATATATGATTACATTTACGTCGTGGATCCGGCTGTATCCAAAGCAGGCCTCCTTGAAGATTTTTCAGACATGTCAATGATCTCGAGGGATGAGAGGCGTACGGTGCTCTCCTGTGCGTCTTTGAGGAAGAATTTTCCGGGCATGGTTTTCTCTGTACACGGTACGTATGACTGGCCGGGCCTGCAGGCGGAGATGGCCAGGATGAGACCAAAGAAGGTGTATCTGAGGTATGGCGTTTCCAGTGAGGAATACTATACAATTACGGAAAAACTGGAGCATGACGACGGTGAAGGGGATGCCTATATATTCAGATTTTCGGAGAAATACATTATAGCAAACAAAATTTTCGATATTAATTATAATAAGAATTCCAATTTATAA
- a CDS encoding DEAD/DEAH box helicase has protein sequence MPDIVYSGGSILIKGYDGNIPEDLAVFDHRIACYRSLGVNYPRILSFFRDAGIDAVDRVMDRKHLNLNGRISLRPYQLQALEEWKKYGMRGTVVLPTAAGKTHIGMAAIQAVSERALILVPTIDLLSQWKKRIQETFGVEPGQIGGGEHDERDITVSTYDSAYLMAEKYGNRFSLIIADEVHHLASEKLRMIPLMYTAPFRMGLTATYERTDGLQKVLEQIMGGKIFELGYEEIDEYLADYTIARIPIELSDEEYADYQRYHEIFVSYLRRHRMVMRGPWDFEKFIRSSWTPEGREALIAWRKSREIAFNSRGKMEMIRTILSKHRGEKTLIFAEDTETAYTISKEFLIPAITYLTDKEEREKIPAMFREGRITAIATSRVLDEGVDFPDASVAIVVSGSGSMRQFRQRLGRILRPSAGKKAVMYELVTAETSEFGVSRRRRKGVPGRTDGGT, from the coding sequence GTGCCCGATATCGTCTATTCTGGAGGATCCATACTCATAAAGGGATACGATGGGAATATACCGGAAGATCTTGCTGTTTTCGACCACAGGATAGCTTGTTACAGATCCCTGGGTGTCAATTATCCTAGGATACTGTCATTCTTCAGGGATGCCGGAATAGATGCAGTTGACAGGGTTATGGATCGCAAGCATCTCAACCTGAACGGCAGGATATCACTCAGGCCTTACCAGTTGCAGGCGCTGGAAGAATGGAAAAAATACGGAATGAGGGGAACCGTTGTTCTTCCCACAGCAGCAGGCAAAACCCATATAGGAATGGCTGCAATTCAGGCAGTTTCTGAGAGGGCGCTTATACTCGTCCCAACCATAGACCTCCTGTCTCAGTGGAAGAAGAGGATACAGGAAACCTTCGGGGTAGAGCCGGGACAGATCGGTGGCGGAGAACACGATGAGCGCGACATCACGGTATCCACCTACGATTCAGCCTATCTCATGGCGGAGAAATACGGCAACAGATTTTCGCTCATAATAGCCGATGAGGTCCATCACCTTGCATCTGAAAAACTCAGGATGATACCGCTCATGTACACTGCACCTTTCAGAATGGGCCTGACGGCAACCTACGAGAGGACGGATGGACTCCAGAAGGTTCTCGAACAGATCATGGGCGGAAAGATATTCGAGCTGGGATATGAGGAGATCGATGAGTACCTGGCCGACTATACCATAGCAAGGATACCCATAGAGCTCAGTGACGAAGAATATGCGGATTACCAGCGTTACCACGAGATCTTCGTATCATACCTGAGGAGGCACAGGATGGTCATGCGCGGCCCATGGGATTTCGAGAAGTTCATAAGGAGTTCGTGGACACCTGAAGGCAGGGAGGCCCTCATAGCCTGGCGGAAATCAAGGGAGATCGCCTTTAACTCCAGGGGCAAGATGGAGATGATCCGCACAATACTCTCAAAGCACCGCGGAGAGAAGACGCTGATATTTGCTGAGGATACTGAGACGGCGTACACAATATCGAAGGAATTTCTTATACCGGCCATAACATACCTTACGGACAAGGAAGAACGTGAGAAGATACCGGCAATGTTCAGGGAGGGCAGGATAACGGCAATAGCAACCTCGAGGGTCCTGGATGAGGGTGTAGATTTTCCGGATGCATCGGTTGCCATAGTTGTCAGCGGATCCGGGAGCATGAGGCAGTTCAGGCAGCGATTGGGGCGTATTCTCAGGCCATCCGCTGGAAAGAAGGCTGTAATGTACGAGCTGGTCACGGCAGAGACTTCGGAATTTGGCGTTTCAAGGAGGAGGAGAAAGGGTGTTCCCGGCAGAACTGATGGTGGTACGTAA
- a CDS encoding DUF790 family protein: MVVRKAQDGTIRPLMIAPDHVDIAEKVIEIYRSSAGRTRKEISKDIVTIEYGIKNPKIVRGLALIMDRMSTFRNRSRVDSKQLRGFLFQMGPAVSPEERQEKIALAAEHFSVSPQDIEEAIYGDMDSENVLDQCPSITPEHLNRRYNLEQLTTLMYRSKFIEVSGINNWYRFISLIKRQGLVFEAQGNPLMSVRIDGPNSVFNNMERYGSSMARVVERLTAFPGWKLHAEVEIKDRVYSVDLDSSISYYLPETDIEEEEAIPDPVVIGTRVFFPTRIINVHGQDVYVDIVYHMSPEAIKRRDEMIRSSGIKWITAVVGECKKFQGVLCFRNRVDWDAIIAKASEEYPATTDALREEIDRLYPNTEAILDLLDSRSIPLSHLEKIGYRIKWNGILPEIVRST, encoded by the coding sequence ATGGTGGTACGTAAGGCGCAGGACGGTACCATCAGACCGCTGATGATAGCTCCGGATCACGTAGATATAGCCGAAAAGGTCATAGAGATATACCGATCTTCTGCGGGAAGGACGAGGAAGGAGATTTCAAAGGATATTGTCACCATAGAATACGGAATAAAGAATCCAAAGATAGTGAGGGGCCTTGCCCTCATCATGGATCGCATGTCCACATTCAGGAACAGGTCCCGTGTAGACAGTAAGCAGCTGAGAGGTTTTCTATTCCAGATGGGACCGGCAGTATCACCGGAAGAGAGGCAGGAAAAGATCGCCCTGGCTGCCGAGCATTTCTCGGTGTCGCCGCAGGATATTGAAGAAGCAATTTATGGCGATATGGATTCTGAGAATGTTCTGGATCAGTGCCCATCGATAACGCCCGAGCATCTGAACAGGCGATACAATCTGGAACAGCTCACCACTCTGATGTACAGATCCAAATTTATTGAGGTCTCAGGCATTAACAACTGGTACCGCTTCATATCCCTCATCAAACGTCAGGGCCTGGTTTTCGAGGCACAGGGCAACCCCCTCATGAGTGTGCGCATAGACGGCCCAAATTCAGTGTTCAACAACATGGAGAGATACGGGTCTTCAATGGCCAGGGTGGTTGAAAGATTGACCGCATTCCCCGGGTGGAAGCTTCACGCAGAGGTGGAGATAAAGGACAGGGTCTACAGCGTGGATCTTGACAGCTCCATATCATACTATCTACCGGAGACCGATATTGAGGAGGAAGAGGCCATACCGGATCCCGTTGTGATCGGAACCAGGGTCTTTTTCCCGACACGGATCATAAATGTGCATGGACAGGATGTCTATGTTGATATCGTATACCACATGAGCCCTGAAGCAATAAAAAGGCGTGATGAAATGATAAGGTCCTCCGGTATAAAATGGATAACCGCGGTTGTGGGCGAATGTAAGAAGTTTCAGGGCGTACTCTGCTTCAGGAACAGGGTAGACTGGGATGCCATAATCGCCAAAGCTTCAGAGGAATACCCTGCTACCACGGATGCACTCAGGGAAGAGATCGACCGCCTCTATCCGAATACCGAGGCAATATTGGATCTGCTTGATAGCCGCAGCATCCCCCTGTCTCACCTCGAAAAGATCGGATACAGAATCAAATGGAATGGCATTCTGCCGGAGATAGTCCGTTCCACCTGA
- a CDS encoding alanine--glyoxylate aminotransferase family protein — MQKKLMHVGPSFTSYRIQMAGVSENTGFASPDFLDAMKYSLEGLLYVAGADDSYMPFILPGSGTVAMETVTSLIPRGSKTLLLTNGVFGDRWIPILTAHGLQMDVLSADPGHAVSMADIEEKLEGGDYQNLIMTHVETSTGVRMDIEGVSKIARKHVERIIVDGVASLGAEREDIARLGITAIISASQKALGAPPGAALIVASRSALEDINEFSYFFNLKNWITPMERYLEGKNGYLSTEPVGVILSLNRVFSDIRTTGLEARIDDHRRLSLALNEGIEAAGLKVLAERDLWSNTVTAVLSDHADEIVRRSMDLGIEFATGVHPKLLGKYFRIGHMGYVNDFDALSALSVIERAAAQSGEKVRIGEGVRRAQQVLYDLSHGR; from the coding sequence ATGCAGAAGAAGCTCATGCATGTTGGCCCGTCCTTCACCAGCTACAGAATACAGATGGCCGGTGTATCTGAGAACACTGGTTTTGCGTCTCCTGATTTTTTAGATGCAATGAAATACTCGCTTGAAGGGCTTCTCTATGTGGCAGGTGCGGACGATTCATATATGCCATTTATACTGCCTGGCAGCGGAACGGTTGCCATGGAAACCGTTACCTCTTTAATTCCAAGGGGATCAAAGACGTTGCTCCTTACAAACGGAGTCTTCGGAGACCGCTGGATACCCATATTGACCGCACATGGCCTGCAGATGGATGTATTATCGGCTGATCCTGGACACGCGGTTTCCATGGCGGATATAGAGGAAAAGCTTGAAGGCGGAGACTATCAGAACCTCATAATGACCCATGTGGAGACAAGCACCGGAGTCCGCATGGACATAGAAGGCGTTTCCAAGATCGCCAGGAAGCATGTGGAACGCATAATAGTCGACGGAGTCGCGAGTCTTGGAGCCGAGAGGGAGGATATAGCCAGGCTTGGAATAACAGCTATCATCAGCGCAAGCCAGAAGGCACTTGGCGCACCTCCGGGTGCTGCCCTGATAGTGGCTTCCAGATCGGCTCTAGAAGATATAAACGAGTTCAGCTACTTTTTCAACCTGAAGAACTGGATCACACCCATGGAACGCTACCTGGAAGGAAAAAATGGCTATCTCTCCACAGAACCAGTGGGAGTCATCCTTTCCCTGAACAGGGTCTTCTCGGACATAAGGACAACCGGTCTAGAAGCCAGGATAGATGATCACCGCAGGCTCAGCCTTGCACTCAATGAAGGCATAGAGGCGGCTGGGTTGAAGGTTTTAGCCGAAAGGGATCTATGGAGCAATACGGTAACAGCTGTTCTTTCCGATCACGCCGATGAGATTGTCAGGAGATCCATGGATCTTGGCATAGAATTCGCCACGGGAGTCCACCCCAAGCTGTTGGGAAAATATTTCAGAATAGGGCACATGGGCTACGTTAACGACTTTGATGCCCTGTCTGCTCTGTCTGTCATAGAGAGGGCTGCAGCACAGAGCGGCGAGAAGGTCAGAATAGGGGAAGGTGTGAGGAGAGCGCAGCAGGTCCTCTACGATCTGAGCCATGGCAGATGA
- a CDS encoding MoaD/ThiS family protein has translation MDVTVKYFAYYRERVGKDSEKIQLDQGKRISDLIDMLMARYPGIFNEKNLFVARNYRYADRGEALSDGDVVAIMPHVSGG, from the coding sequence ATGGATGTGACCGTGAAGTACTTTGCCTACTATCGCGAGAGGGTGGGCAAGGATAGCGAGAAGATCCAGCTGGATCAGGGCAAGCGCATATCCGATCTCATAGATATGCTCATGGCCCGCTATCCGGGGATATTCAATGAGAAAAATCTATTTGTGGCCAGAAACTACAGATACGCAGATCGTGGCGAGGCCCTTTCAGATGGGGACGTCGTGGCAATAATGCCTCACGTTTCTGGCGGATGA